The genome window GTTAATCTCGGTCAGCTTGTCACCGATAATATCCAGCCCAACAAAGATCAGGCCTTTTTGCTTCAGCGTGGGTCCAACGCGACGCGCGATTTCCCAGTCGCTTTCGCTCAGCGGACGCGCTTCACCGCGCCCACCGGCGGCCAGATTGCCACGCGTTTCACCCGACTGAGGAATACGCGCCAGGCAATAAGGAACGGGTTCGCCATCCACCACCAGCACGCGCTTATCACCTTCTTTGATCGCTGGCAGATAATTTTGCGCCATGCAGAAGAAGCTGCCGTGGTTAGTCAGCGTCTCCAGGATCACCGCAAGGTTAGGATCGTCCTGTTTCACACGGAAAATGGAGGAGCCACCCATGCCGTCCAGCGGCTTCAGAATAATGTCGCCATGCTGGTGCCAGAACTCTCGGATCCGCTTCGCATCGCGTGTAACCAGCGTATCGGGCGTTAACCCGGCAAACCAGGCGGTAAATAGCTTTTCATTACAGTCGCGCAGGCTCTGCGGTTTGTTAACGATCAGCACGCCCTGTTCTTCCGCACGCTCCAGCATATAGGTGGCGTAGATAAATTCTGTGTCGAAAGGCGGATCTTTACGCATCAAAATCACGTTCAGCTCAGCCAGCGCAATATCCTGCTCGCTGCCAAACTCGAACCACTTATCGTAGTTCTGCTCAACGCTTAGCTGACGGGTACGCGCGCGCGCTTCACCGCCGCGTAACCAGAGATCGTTCATCTCCATATAGTGAATTTCGTAACCGCGGCGCTGTGCTTCCAGCAGCATTGCAAAGCTGGAGTCTTTTTTAATATTGATCGTCGTAATGGGATCCATGACGATGCCAAGCTTAATCATTCTTCTCTCCTCGATCGGGCGGTCGGTATGCCGCTTGCCGCAGGTTGGCATAAATTCTTTTTACAGGCTTAACGCAATGGGCCGCTTATTCAGCTTAACCCAGATCGCCAAACCTGACCTGGAGTGCCGTAATTGCAGTGAGCGCGGTAGTCTCGGTGCGCAGCACGCGTGGTCCAAGCAAAATATCGGTAAAACCATGCTGGCCGGTCATCGCGATCTCCTCAGCGGTTAATCCGCCTTCCGGGCCAATCAGCAGGCGAACCCGCTCTACCGGCTGCGGCAGCGTATTAATGCTGTGTTGCGCTCGCGGATGCAGATTCAGCTTCAGTGCGTCATCCTGCTCGGCGCACCAGGCCTCCAGCGACATCGCTTCACGGACTTCAGGCACCACATTGCGTCCGCACTGCTCGCAGGCGGCCACGGCAATTTTTTGCCATTGCTGAATCTTTTTGGCCTGCCGCTCGGCGTCCAGCTTTACGCCGCAGCGCTCAGAAAACAAGGGGGTAATAACATTAACGCCCAGTTCAATCGACTTCTGAATGGTAAATTCCATTTTTTCACCACGCGACATCACCTGTCCCAGGTGCAAATGAAGAGGCGACTCGCGGCTATCCATGCGGCTTTGCGTAACTTTGACCGTTACGCTGCGCTTATCGGCGCGCAAAATTTCAGCGTCAAAAACCAGATTACTGCCATCAAACAGTTCCAGCGCCTGGCCGCTGCCCATACGCAGCACGCGGCCAACATGATTGGCAGCATCTTCGCTTAGCGCGATTTCATGACCCACCATCAGGGATTCGGGATGATAAATGCGGGGTTTTCGCATGATATTCCTGATCATAACAGACCGCGCAGGCGCACGGCATAAAGTACCTTCGCATGACAGACGCACAGCCTGCCATGCGGTTATGTAAAGTTTAGGGCAGCGCTTTTAACGCTGACAAGCGCGCTCAACGTAAGGGTTGTGGTTTCCCTGAATTTTTGCGATGCGTTTATCACGTTCGCATTCCCAGGGCGTTACCGGATACTGCTTATCCCACACCTGCATCAGCTGGGTTTGCTGACGGGAAAGGCGCAGCTGGTAACGATCGCGCATATAAAAATACGTTCGGGCGATAACGCCACGCGCCCGGGCCGGTGGCTCTGCCAGCTTATTTTTAAAATCTATTTTCATTTCGCACTGGCCATACTGACGTTCGCTGCCGTTCCACTGGCTGTACATGAAGTTGCCGCGGTCGCCATTCACTTCGCCAATTGCCGGCTGCAGGTTATGTAAATCAGATTCTATCTGACGATAGCCTTCATCCTTGCTGCAATTTTTACGACCGCCGTCCTGCCAGCACTGGCGCTGGTGGCCGAATTGCCAGGCGGGAACCACATGTTCCCATTCGATGCGGCTGGCACGGTTGGCGTTTTTACGCACCTGATAGCCGCACGAGGCCAGATCGGGCACGCCTTTTTTCCCTTCCCAGTTAATCTTACAGCCACAGTAGAAAGAGCCTGGCGCATCGGCATTGATTTGCACAGCGACTTTCTTCGCCTGCTGAAAGTTATTCTGATGATAAGTATTTCCGCTCAGGCTGTGCGCGGCTAAAGGCGCAAGCAGAACAGAAAAGGCAGCGGTAAACAAAAATTTGCGAGACATATTCCATTTTTCAGCTGATGAAAAAGAGCGCGCAGCGTACCAGATTGCGCCGTCTGTCGGAATGCTAAAGGGCCGATCGGAGGGAAATGCGCATTAATCAGGCGGCTCAGTCGCCTGATGCCTGGTGATTGCCAGGCTGAAGCAGATCGCCGCACTGAACGCAGCGGTATTCTGTTTCACCGCGCATAACCCGGTTATGGCGGCGCACCGTGAGATGATGTTGCTGACAGCGACAGTACCAGGGAAAGGTTTTACCGCGCACGGAGGCAACTTCAAACTGATGCGTGCGGCGCGCCGGAACGTCCAGAATGGTTTCCATCATCCATTTCCACTCTTTGCCATGTGGCGCGACGCGGCCAAAGTGGCGCCATACCAGCAAGTGCGCCAGCTCATGCGGTACCACCTCTTCAATAAACGCCTGCTGATTTTCCAGCAGCAGCACGGGATTCAGGCGGATCTCCCAGCTTTGCAGCCAGGCGGTGCCGGCTGCCGTACCGCGCTGCTGATACACCAGAGTGGGCTCCGGGTAATTGCGCGCCAGGCGCTGATTGGCCTGCTGCAGTTTCTCACGCAGCGCACGCATAACGGCCTGCTGCAGGGCAATAGGAAGGCGAATGGGTTTCATAGCGGCAAAGAATACGGCGCGTAAAGCAAGAAAACAATGGGGCGCGGTTAGCGATTGGCAGAGGCAGAGGATAAAAAAAACGGGGCGGCAAAGGCGGCCCCGGCTGTTGCAGATAGCAGGATTACTCTTGCGAACCAATATCGCGTAGTTTTTTACCCGACATCAGGTTGCGTTCGATATGCTCCAGAGAGATGTTTTTCGTTTCCGGGATCAGCATTACTGTCAGGATGATAAACAGAATATTCAGGCCCGAGTATACCCAGAAGGTATTGGCGTTGCCCAGCGTATTCAGCATCGTCAGGAAGGTTGCACCCACGATCATATTCGCAATCCAGTTGGTGGTCGTGGAAACGGTAATCCCGAAATCGCGCCCTTTCAGCGGCTGGATTTCAGAGCAGAGTACCCAAATCAGCGGACCTGCGCTCATGGCAAAGCCGATAATAAACATCAGCAGCATGGCAACGGCAAAATATTGCGCGCCCGGCGATTCGATACCAATATGCAGCATGGTACCAAGGATACCCATACCAACCGCCATCACCAGGAAGCCCAGCGTCAGCGTGGGTTTACGACCCCAGCGATCCACCAGACCGATAGCGATAAAGGTTGCCAGCACGTTGATCAGGCCAACAATTACCGTACCCCACATCTGCTCGGTAGTGTTGCTGAAGCCCGCAATTTCAAAGATTTTCGGCGCGTAATACATGATGACATTCATGCCGGTGAACTGCTGCATAACCTGCAACAGCACGCCCAGATATACCGCGCGACGGAAATTGCTGTTTTCGCGGAACAGGCTCCAGCCGGTCTGCTTGATCTTCAGGCTTTCGCGGATCTCATCCAGCTCACGCTTTGCCTGCTCGCTGGTGTCACGCAGGCGATCCAGCACGCGCTGCGCATCGCGGAAGTGGCCTTTTGCCGCCAGCCAGCGTGGGCTGTTCGGCAGGAAACAGACGCCAACAAGCAACAGAATGGCAGGAATGGTAATAATGCCCAGCATCCAGCGCCAGTTACCGGTATAGCTAAAGGCGGTATCAGAAAGATAAGCGCCCAAAATACCGATAGTGATCATCAGCTGATACAGAGAAATCATGCTGCCGCGAATTTTTTCCGGCGCGATTTCTGACAGGTAAAGCGGCGCGGTATAGGAGGCAACGCCCACGGCCAGGCCAAGCACCACGCGTGCGGCGATCAGCATCTCCGGGTTCGGCGCCATGGCCGACCAGAGAGAACCGATAACAAACAGGATCGCACCGGCCATCAGGCTTTTTTTACGGCCAAGGCGGGAAGACATCCAGCCGCTACCGATCGCGCCGATCGCTGCGCCAAACATCATTGAGCTAACGATCCACTCCTGTTGATGGCTGGTGACATTAAAATCTTTAGCGATAAAGGGTAGGGCACCGGCGATAACGCCAATATCCAGGCCAAACAGCAGGCCAGCAAGTGCAGCAAGAAAGCAGACGAATAAGGTCATCATCTTATTCGAGGTTCTGCTTTTGTGGGTATTACCAGGCATATTGCCTCCGAATAGTATCCATCGTTGTAGTTATCAATGTTAGGAAACCTGAGCCGGGCGAAAAGTGAGACGGATCACAGAGGTGTAATCGGTTACACACGCCGGAACCCTGAAAACCAGCATTTATCACCAGGCTCTGGTTACATAACCAGTAAGGTATAGCACCTGTTAAGTTTCTGACAGTCCGGTGTTAATGGGCCATCAGACGACGCTGAAAATAACGCATTTCCTGACAAAATACATCCGCGATTAAATCCTAAATGACCGAAATATAAGGCCTTTCAATTTGTAAGCGTTATCATGCCAGCGGTGTAGACAGGCAACAAAAAGTGTAGCTGGTGAAAAAAAACATGAGGAATAAAAAAGGGAGCAATGAATGCTCCCATTTTATACAGACGTTGCCGACGAAAACGGCAGCGTGAAAGGATTACAGACCAGCCGCGTCGCGCAGCTGTTGTGCTTTATCGGTTTTTTCCCACGGGAAATGCTCGCGACCAAAGTGGCCGTAAGCTGCCGTTTCGCGATAGATCGGCTGCAGCAGATCCAGCATCTGAATCAGGCCATACGGACGCAGGTCGAAGAATTCACGTACCAGCAGCGTCAGCTGCTCGGTAGAGACTTTCTCGGTGCCGAAGGTTTCAACCATGATAGAAGTTGGTTCAGCTACGCCGATAGCGTAGGAAACCTGGATTTCACAGCGATCGGCCAGGCCGGCAGCAACAATATTTTTTGCTACATAGCGCGCCGCATAAGCCGCTGAACGGTCAACTTTAGAGGGATCTTTACCAGAGAACGCGCCGCCGCCGTGACGTGCCATGCCGCCGTAGGTATCAACGATGATCTTACGACCCGTCAGGCCGCAGTCGCCCATTGGGCCGCCGATAACGAAGCGTCCGGTTGGGTTGATAAAGAATTTGGTGGTGGAGCTCAGCCATTCGGTCGGCAGGACCGGCTTGATGATCTCTTCCATCACCGCTTCCTGCAGGTCGGCCTGGGAAATATCTTCTGCATGCTGCGTGGAGAGCACAACGGCATCGATACCGACAATTTTGCCGCCATCGTACTGGAAAGTTACCTGGCTTTTCGCATCCGGACGCAGCCACGGCAGGCTGCCGTTTTTACGCACTTCAGACTGACGCTGTACCAGACGGTGAGCATAGGTCACCGGCGCAGGCATCAGGACATCGGTTTCATTGGTGGCATAGCCAAACATCAGGCCCTGGTCACCCGCGCCCTGTTCCAGCGGATCGATGCGGTCAACGCCCTGATTGATATCGGGCGACTGTTTGCCGATAGCGCTCAGAACGGCGCAAGAGTTAGCATCAAAGCCCATATCGGAGTGAACATAGCCAATATCACGCACGGTTTGACGAGTGATCTCTTCGATATCAACCCAGGCGCTGGTGGTGATTTCGCCACCCACCAGGACCATACCGGTTTTCACATAAGTTTCGCAAGCCACGCGAGCTTTCGGATCCTGAGCGAGGATCGCATCAAGAACGGCGTCCGAAATTTGGTCGGCGATTTTATCAGGATGTCCCTCGGATACGGACTCTGAGGTAAAAAGGTGTTTAGCCATTTAATTCTTTACCTTACTAAAACGGTTTAATTAACAACTGCCCGGCGCAGGGAAAAGGCTTAGCCTGTTCCAGCGCCCCTTCAGGCAAAGCCGCGTGCAGCACAGAAGTTAACCAGTTTAGACGGATTAACATCTGGACGTCTATTTTAGGTTACTCTGTAAGCGAATTGCCAGCCCTTTTTTGTCGGGTGGTGCTTTCTGATTATCGGCAGGTGGCCCGATTTCCTGACAGCAACCACAGCTTACATAATTTGTTTTTGCAATTTGCCCGCGTGAGCGGTATAAAACGCGGCTGCTGTTTTCAGCGAAGATACAGGACGCTTAGCGCGTCTGGCCCGTCAGATGAGATATCTGATTTTCACCCTCAGGCCTATTTTCCACATGCCCGACATGTGTGGAGGTGATACGAGTAATGAACCAGGTTTTCACCCTTTCTTCCGGTTCACTCCGCTGCACTGATGTGCATTCGTCTCTTTCCGTTTGCTCCTCCGCCAGCCTTTTCCGTCAAGGTTTTCTCTGTTTCGGTCATCATCACGACACGAGCGCAGGCTAACTTGCTACAGTTTGACTGGATGCCTTCAGTTTTAGCTGAAGGTGAGCTGATGCTTTTTTATCCCGCAACACGGAGTTCAGCGACGTGTTTTACACTGAATCTATGACGCAGTGGGTTGAGGCGACCGTTCAGCATTTTATGCTGGCGATCTCGCCGGAAGGTGGCTTGTTCTGGCAGCGCCAAACTGCGATAGTTGTTAATTATTCTGCAACACTAATTAATGTTGAGGTTCGCAATGTCTGACGACATAAAGAATATCAAGGGTTCGTCAGCAGGCGAACAGGGTGAACTGCGTTCAATGCAGGAGGTGGCGATGAGCGATCAAGATGCGAGCAGAATGCTGCGCACCTATAACATTGCCTGGTGGGGCAACAACTATTATGACGTCAACGAGCTGGGACATATTAGCGTCTGTCCCGATCCGGATATGCCGGAAGTGCGCGTAGACCTGGCCCGCCTGGTAAAAGAGCGTGAAGCTGACGGCCAGCGCCTGCCAGCGCTGTTCTGCTTTCCGCAGATCCTGCAACATCGTCTGCGCTCGATTAACGCCGCCTTTAAACGCGCGCGTGAGTCTTACGGCTATCAGGGCGACTACTTCCTGGTCTATCCGATCAAGGTTAACCAGCATAAGCGCGTGATCGAATCGCTGATCCACTCTGGCGAGCCGCTGGGTCTGGAAGCGGGTTCGAAAGCGGAACTGATGGCGGTTCTGGCTCACGCCGGTATGACGCGCACGGTTATCGTTTGTAATGGCTATAAAGATCGTGAATATATCCGTCTGGCGCTGATTGGCGAAAAAATGGGCCATAAAGTTTACCTGGTTATCGAAAAAATGACCGAGGTGAAGCTGGTGCTGGAAGAAGCGGAACGCCTGAATCTGGTGCCGCGTTTGGGTATTCGCGCCCGTCTGGCCTCGCAGGGGTCTGGTAAATGGCAGTCCAGCGGCGGTGAAAAATCGAAGTTTGGTCTTTCCGCTTCGCAGGTGCTGCAGCTGGTGGATATTATGCGCAACGCCGGGCGTCTCGACAGCCTGCAGCTGCTGCATTTCCATCTCGGTTCGCAGATGGCCAATATCCGCGATATCGCCACCGGCGTGCGTGAGTCCGCGCGTTTCTACGTGGAGCTGGCGAAGCTGGGCGTTAAGATCCAGTGTTTTGACGTCGGCGGCGGTCTGGGCGTTGACTATGAAGGTACGCGCTCGCAGTCAGACTGTTCCGTTAACTATGGCCTGAACGAGTACGCCAACAACGTGATCTGGGCCATTGGCGACGCCTGTGAAGAGCATGGCTTGCCGCACCCCACGGTGATTACCGAGTCGGGCCGTGCGGTAACCGCGCATCATACCGTGCTGGTTTCCAACATCATCGGCGTTGAGCGCAGCGAGTTCAGCAAGCCATCAGCGCCAGAAGTGGATGCGCCACGTCCGCTGCTGAGCATGTGGGAAACCTGGCAGGAGATGCACGAGCCGAATACGCGTCGTTCGTTGCGTGAATGGCTGCACGACAGCCAGATGGATCTGCATGATATCCATACCGGTTATTCGCAGGGCACCTACGATCTGTCGCAGCGCGCCTGGGCAGAACAGCTTTATCTGAGCATCTGCCACTATATTCAGCAGCATCTCGACCCCAGCAACCGCGCTCACCGTCCGATTATCGATGAGCTGCAGGAACGTATGGCGGATAAGATTTACGTTAACTTCTCGCTGTTCCAGTCGATGCCGGATGCGTGGGGCATCGATCAGTTGTTCCCGGTGCTGCCGCTGGAAGGGCTGAATAAGAAGCCGGAGCGTCGCGCGGTACTGCTCGACATCACCTGTGATTCTGATGGCACCATCGATCACTACGTGGATGGCGATGGCATCGCTACCACCATGCCGATGCCGCAGTACGACGTGGATAACCCGCCGATGCTGGGCTTCTTTATGGTGGGCGCTTACCAGGAGATCCTGGGCAATATGCATAACCTGTTTGGCGATACTGAAGCGGTTAACGTTTACGCTTTCGCCGACGGCAGCGTGGAAGTTGAGCTGTCGGATGAAGGGGATACCGTTGCGGATATGCTGGAATATGTCCAGCTGAACCCGCAGGAGCTGCTGGATCTGTTCCGTAATCAGGTTAAACAGACCGAGCTTGACGATGAGCTGCGCGCGCAGTTCCTCGAAGAGTTTGAAGCGGGCCTCTACGGCTATACTTATTTAGAAGACGAATAAGCAGCGATGCGGCGGCAAGGGTCAAAAATGACATTGCCGCCAGCGTTTCGCGCGGCGATAATCGCCGTCAGTTATCTCATCAATCCCTTCCTCGTCGGGTTTAACGACGCGGAGGGGATTTTTTTCATCTGAACAACCATGTCGGCCGTGCCGTCATGAATAAAAGGAGTTGTTATGAATAACACCAACACCTTAGGTCATCAGTACGATAATTCCCTGGTTTCCAACGCCTTCGGCTTTCTGCGTTTGCCGTTGAATTTCCAGCCGTACGACAGCGATGCTGAATGGGTGATCACCGGCGTTCCTTTTGATGCCGCGACCTCTGGTCGTCCCGGCAGCCGCCTGGGCCCGGGCGCGATTCGCCAGATCTCGACTAACCTGGCATGGGAAGGCTGCCGCTGGCCGTGGGATTTCGATCTGCGCGAGCGTCTGAAGGTGATTGACTGCGGCGATCTGGTTTACGCTTTCGGTGATTCACAGGATCTGACCGACAAGCTGCAGGCGCATGCGGAAAAACTGCTGGCAAGCGGTAAGCGTATGCTCACTTTTGGCGGCGATCATTACATTACTCTGCCATTGCTGCGCGCCCATGCGAAGCATTTCGGCAAGATGGCGCTGGTTCATTTTGATGCGCATACCGACACCTACTCCAACGGCCCGAAATTTGACCACGGCACCATGTTCCACCATGCGCCGAACGAAGGACTGATCGATCCGCAGCGCTCGGTACAGATCGGTATTCGCACCGAGTTTGATAAAAATCTCGGTTATCAGGTGCTGGATGCGGCGCAGATTAACGATCGCGGCGTTGATGACATTCTGGCGCAGGTGAAGCAGATCGTCGGCGACATGCCGGTTTATCTGACTTTTGATATCGACTGCCTCGATCCAGCGCATGCGCCTGGCACCGGCACGCCGGTTATTGGCGGCCTGACCACCGATAAAGCGCTGAAGCTGATTCGCGGTCTGCAGGGCCTGAATATTGTGGGGATGGATCTGGTAGAAGTAGCGCCAGGCTACGATCAGTCCGATCTGACTTCGCTGGCAGCGGCAACCATTGCGCTGGATATGCTGCACGTGCAGGCGGCGAATAAAGCCAATAAAGGTTAAACCTCTGACCGCCGCGACATTGTCAGGCGGCGGTCAGCGCTTTATTGCTTATCACGCACAAAGGAGGCGAAACGCCTCCTTTTTTATGCCGCTGGCTAAAAAGAGATGGCGTAGCATCCCTGCGGGTTGACTTATTTAAGGCCGTCGGCAGCCATTCGTTCACGGATATGCTGCGCGCGCGCCTCAGAAGCGGGATGGTCGTCAAACATCGAGCTCTGATGAGTGCCTTCCAGCTTTGCCAGCTTTTCAAAACTGGTAACCAGTCCGTTCGGATTGATGCCGCGTTTTTTCAGCAGGTCGTAAGAGTAATCATCCGCCTGAGATTCCTGGGTTTGCGAGAACTGCGCGCTAACCAGTTTCTGACCCAGTTCGCCGAGCTGTGATTGTGACAGTGAGGCAGCAATACCGCCCATTGAGGCTGCCGCAGTGCGCGCCGCCGTGGTGGCGTAAGCGACCTGCATCGCTTTACGCGTATGGCCCAGCGCAACGTGGCCCATCTCATGACCCAACACCGCTTCAACTTCGTTATCGGTCATCATATCCATCAGACCGCTATAAACGCGGATACAACCGTTGGCCATCGCCCAGGCGTTGACATCTTTGGTGAGATAAACCTTATAGTTGGCAGGCGTACCGTTAATGTTATTGCCCAGCGCGGCGGCGATCTTATCCAGACGTTTCTGGTAGGTACTGCCTGGCTGAGCAATTTGCGCTTCGCTGTCCATCTGCTGGCATGACTGGTCGCTGAGCGTCTTAACCT of Pantoea alhagi contains these proteins:
- the speB gene encoding agmatinase; its protein translation is MNNTNTLGHQYDNSLVSNAFGFLRLPLNFQPYDSDAEWVITGVPFDAATSGRPGSRLGPGAIRQISTNLAWEGCRWPWDFDLRERLKVIDCGDLVYAFGDSQDLTDKLQAHAEKLLASGKRMLTFGGDHYITLPLLRAHAKHFGKMALVHFDAHTDTYSNGPKFDHGTMFHHAPNEGLIDPQRSVQIGIRTEFDKNLGYQVLDAAQINDRGVDDILAQVKQIVGDMPVYLTFDIDCLDPAHAPGTGTPVIGGLTTDKALKLIRGLQGLNIVGMDLVEVAPGYDQSDLTSLAAATIALDMLHVQAANKANKG
- a CDS encoding M48 family metallopeptidase, producing MKIRASLMALSVATLLSGCQNIDSSALMQSGAQAFQAVTLSNDQVKTLSDQSCQQMDSEAQIAQPGSTYQKRLDKIAAALGNNINGTPANYKVYLTKDVNAWAMANGCIRVYSGLMDMMTDNEVEAVLGHEMGHVALGHTRKAMQVAYATTAARTAAASMGGIAASLSQSQLGELGQKLVSAQFSQTQESQADDYSYDLLKKRGINPNGLVTSFEKLAKLEGTHQSSMFDDHPASEARAQHIRERMAADGLK
- the endA gene encoding deoxyribonuclease I gives rise to the protein MSRKFLFTAAFSVLLAPLAAHSLSGNTYHQNNFQQAKKVAVQINADAPGSFYCGCKINWEGKKGVPDLASCGYQVRKNANRASRIEWEHVVPAWQFGHQRQCWQDGGRKNCSKDEGYRQIESDLHNLQPAIGEVNGDRGNFMYSQWNGSERQYGQCEMKIDFKNKLAEPPARARGVIARTYFYMRDRYQLRLSRQQTQLMQVWDKQYPVTPWECERDKRIAKIQGNHNPYVERACQR
- the rsmE gene encoding 16S rRNA (uracil(1498)-N(3))-methyltransferase, encoding MRKPRIYHPESLMVGHEIALSEDAANHVGRVLRMGSGQALELFDGSNLVFDAEILRADKRSVTVKVTQSRMDSRESPLHLHLGQVMSRGEKMEFTIQKSIELGVNVITPLFSERCGVKLDAERQAKKIQQWQKIAVAACEQCGRNVVPEVREAMSLEAWCAEQDDALKLNLHPRAQHSINTLPQPVERVRLLIGPEGGLTAEEIAMTGQHGFTDILLGPRVLRTETTALTAITALQVRFGDLG
- the gshB gene encoding glutathione synthase, giving the protein MIKLGIVMDPITTINIKKDSSFAMLLEAQRRGYEIHYMEMNDLWLRGGEARARTRQLSVEQNYDKWFEFGSEQDIALAELNVILMRKDPPFDTEFIYATYMLERAEEQGVLIVNKPQSLRDCNEKLFTAWFAGLTPDTLVTRDAKRIREFWHQHGDIILKPLDGMGGSSIFRVKQDDPNLAVILETLTNHGSFFCMAQNYLPAIKEGDKRVLVVDGEPVPYCLARIPQSGETRGNLAAGGRGEARPLSESDWEIARRVGPTLKQKGLIFVGLDIIGDKLTEINVTSPTCIREIEAAFPVSITGMLMDAIEKRLA
- a CDS encoding sugar porter family MFS transporter; the protein is MPGNTHKSRTSNKMMTLFVCFLAALAGLLFGLDIGVIAGALPFIAKDFNVTSHQQEWIVSSMMFGAAIGAIGSGWMSSRLGRKKSLMAGAILFVIGSLWSAMAPNPEMLIAARVVLGLAVGVASYTAPLYLSEIAPEKIRGSMISLYQLMITIGILGAYLSDTAFSYTGNWRWMLGIITIPAILLLVGVCFLPNSPRWLAAKGHFRDAQRVLDRLRDTSEQAKRELDEIRESLKIKQTGWSLFRENSNFRRAVYLGVLLQVMQQFTGMNVIMYYAPKIFEIAGFSNTTEQMWGTVIVGLINVLATFIAIGLVDRWGRKPTLTLGFLVMAVGMGILGTMLHIGIESPGAQYFAVAMLLMFIIGFAMSAGPLIWVLCSEIQPLKGRDFGITVSTTTNWIANMIVGATFLTMLNTLGNANTFWVYSGLNILFIILTVMLIPETKNISLEHIERNLMSGKKLRDIGSQE
- a CDS encoding SprT family zinc-dependent metalloprotease: MKPIRLPIALQQAVMRALREKLQQANQRLARNYPEPTLVYQQRGTAAGTAWLQSWEIRLNPVLLLENQQAFIEEVVPHELAHLLVWRHFGRVAPHGKEWKWMMETILDVPARRTHQFEVASVRGKTFPWYCRCQQHHLTVRRHNRVMRGETEYRCVQCGDLLQPGNHQASGD
- the metK gene encoding methionine adenosyltransferase, which produces MAKHLFTSESVSEGHPDKIADQISDAVLDAILAQDPKARVACETYVKTGMVLVGGEITTSAWVDIEEITRQTVRDIGYVHSDMGFDANSCAVLSAIGKQSPDINQGVDRIDPLEQGAGDQGLMFGYATNETDVLMPAPVTYAHRLVQRQSEVRKNGSLPWLRPDAKSQVTFQYDGGKIVGIDAVVLSTQHAEDISQADLQEAVMEEIIKPVLPTEWLSSTTKFFINPTGRFVIGGPMGDCGLTGRKIIVDTYGGMARHGGGAFSGKDPSKVDRSAAYAARYVAKNIVAAGLADRCEIQVSYAIGVAEPTSIMVETFGTEKVSTEQLTLLVREFFDLRPYGLIQMLDLLQPIYRETAAYGHFGREHFPWEKTDKAQQLRDAAGL
- the speA gene encoding biosynthetic arginine decarboxylase, with product MSDDIKNIKGSSAGEQGELRSMQEVAMSDQDASRMLRTYNIAWWGNNYYDVNELGHISVCPDPDMPEVRVDLARLVKEREADGQRLPALFCFPQILQHRLRSINAAFKRARESYGYQGDYFLVYPIKVNQHKRVIESLIHSGEPLGLEAGSKAELMAVLAHAGMTRTVIVCNGYKDREYIRLALIGEKMGHKVYLVIEKMTEVKLVLEEAERLNLVPRLGIRARLASQGSGKWQSSGGEKSKFGLSASQVLQLVDIMRNAGRLDSLQLLHFHLGSQMANIRDIATGVRESARFYVELAKLGVKIQCFDVGGGLGVDYEGTRSQSDCSVNYGLNEYANNVIWAIGDACEEHGLPHPTVITESGRAVTAHHTVLVSNIIGVERSEFSKPSAPEVDAPRPLLSMWETWQEMHEPNTRRSLREWLHDSQMDLHDIHTGYSQGTYDLSQRAWAEQLYLSICHYIQQHLDPSNRAHRPIIDELQERMADKIYVNFSLFQSMPDAWGIDQLFPVLPLEGLNKKPERRAVLLDITCDSDGTIDHYVDGDGIATTMPMPQYDVDNPPMLGFFMVGAYQEILGNMHNLFGDTEAVNVYAFADGSVEVELSDEGDTVADMLEYVQLNPQELLDLFRNQVKQTELDDELRAQFLEEFEAGLYGYTYLEDE